The following are from one region of the Magallana gigas chromosome 6, xbMagGiga1.1, whole genome shotgun sequence genome:
- the LOC105348164 gene encoding exonuclease 1 isoform X2 codes for MGVTGLLPFLKKIHVPVNVAKFEGCTVAIDAYCWLHKGAFSCAEKLALGEPTDQYVYYCMKYVEMLLKKNLKPVLVFDGCHLPSKKDVEKSRREKREINKKKAAQLLREGKRAEARECLQRCIDISPDMALNLMNACRARGVDCIVAPYEADAQLAYLNKCGIAQLIITEDSDLLLFGCDKVIFKMDHFGNGVLIEQSRLNEVMEIQSGFYTFEKFRYMCILSGCDYLSSLQGIGLGKAAKVFKRARQSELKLLLKKFPSTYLNMSLAVPDEYIDGFIRANNTFLYQLVYDPLQRRLRPLNSYEEGLNAQQLPYAGAMIPQDEAYQIALGNINIYTREKFADFDPDTYVPPKASKKRPEQLHRLSIWDRNYRTRPKTELREVQNIPRPSLHGKEVIVKKTFQVKRPPADDKNVKSDNELSKLYQEENDENSSSPSSPKKRRRSSGDSEEDLPKSPVKKFRKLYMSPSKVQFFDSLKDADQEVCDQSPSKVQDQSEQVSESPPECLKPSPKRNRFAVLSEGKQEKFSINTSKSIVRSRFFASSVEGSENSTEKKLEEYGSKNPEVDKEKERNKEKEEKLDESKFSTSNELGSTSETSPPNPVHPKTKSSPGSAFTWSKFKYSKTSNVTSSKTGKVNSDYKKVGSESCLSNYFLSKSRDVDSFVPSSTSQLKPVKSCDDIGDVEDSVSQSSYVQETLSQASSVSYSQESGAYSIDLECLPDSQEIQTISEEYVAQTESVSRQTKPIQESKKNPPATKKLGCRASGLSKNKKGKGSSDDKQQSIKDLFSKFAFNKREEKLCPGGDQDVELVSFTPSNKPCTKAVQRKLLP; via the exons ATGGGTGTCACAGGACTACTCCCCTTTTTGAAGAAGATCCATGTCCCTGTGAATGTGGCCAAGTTTGAGGGCTGCACTGTAGCCATTGATGCCTACTGCTGGCTCCACAAAGGAGCTTTCTCATGTGCTGAAAAGTTAGCCCTCGGAGAACCTACAGACCA ATATGTCTACTACTGCATGAAGTATGTGGAgatgcttttaaaaaagaacctTAAACCAGTGCTAGTATTTGATGGCTGTCATCTTCCCTCCAAGAAAGATGTTGAGAAGTCAAGGAGAGA AAAGCGGGAAATCAACAAGAAGAAGGCTGCCCAGTTACTGCGTGAAGGTAAAAGGGCAGAGGCCAGGGAATGCCTCCAGAGATGTATCGACATCAGCCCAGACATGGCACTCAATCTTATGAAT GCCTGTCGAGCAAGAGGTGTGGACTGTATTGTGGCTCCTTATGAGGCGGATGCTCAGTTGGCCTACCTAAATAAATGTGGCATTGCTCAGCTCATTATAACAGAGGATTCAGATCTGCTGCTGTTTGGATGtgacaag GTGATATTTAAGATGGACCACTTTGGAAATGGTGTTTTGATAGAGCAGAGTCGGCTAAATGAAGTGATGGAGATACAGAGTGGCTTCTACACATTTGAAAAGTTCCGCTACATGTGTATACTCTCTGGTTGTGATTATCTCTCCTCTCTCCAAGGCATCGGGTTAGGAAAAGCTGCCAAAGTCTTCAAACGTGCAAGACAGTCTGAACTGAAACTG TTATTAAAGAAATTTCCGAGTACCTACCTGAACATGTCCCTAGCAGTCCCAGATGAGTATATTGATGGCTTCATTCGAGCTAACAATACATTTCTCTATCAACTGGTGTATGATCCTTTACAAAGGAGGCTTCGTCCCTTGAATTCATATGAAGAAGGTTTGAATGCACAGCAGTTACCTTACGCAGGAGC AATGATTCCTCAAGATGAAGCATACCAGATAGCCCTTGGGAACATCAATATTTACACCAGGGAAAAATTTGCTGACTTTGATCCAGACACTtatgtt CCTCCTAAAGCTAGTAAGAAAAGGCCTGAGCAGCTACACAGATTAAGCATTTGGGACAGAAACTATCGAACCCGTCCCAAGACTGAGCTAAGAGAAGTGCAAAATATTCCCAGACCAAGTTTACATGGAAAAGAGGTCATTGTGAAAAAAACCTTCCAAGTAAAGAGACCTCCTGCAG ATGATAAGAATGTTAAGTCTGACAATGAGTTGTCCAAACTTTACCAGGAAGAGAATGATGAGAATTCGTCCTCCCCGTCATCACCCAAGAAAAGGCGGCGATCCTCGGGTGACTCGGAGGAGGATCTCCCAAAAAGTCCTGTCAAGAAGTTCAGGAAACTGTACATGTCGCCCAGTAAGGTCCAGTTTTTTGATTCCCTGAAAGACGCTGACCAGGAAGTGTGTGATCAGTCTCCATCCAAAGTCCAAGACCAAAGTGAGCAGGTCTCTGAATCTCCACCAGAATGTCTCAAACCATCTCCAAAACGCAACAGGTTTGCTGTTCTGAGTGAAGGGAAGCAGGAAAAATTCAGCATCAATACCTCCAAGAGCATTGTTAGAAGCAG attttttgCCTCTTCAGTAGAAGGCTCTGAAAATTCCACAGAGAAAAAGCTTGAAGAATATGGCAGCAAAAACCCGGAAGTcgataaagaaaaagaaagaaataaggaaaaagaagaaaaacttGATGAGTCAAAATTTTCAACATCAAATGAGTTAGGATCAACCTCTGAAACTAGTCCGCCTAATCCTGTCCATCCAAAAACCAAGTCCTCTCCTGGCTCAGCCTTTACATGGTCCAAATTTAAATACTCAAAAACGAGCAATGTAACAAGTTCAAAAACAGGCAAAGTGAACTCAGATTACAAGAAAGTGGGATCTGAATCTTGTCTTTCCAATTACTTTTTGTCCAAATCTAGGGATGTTGATTCTTTTGTACCGTCATCCACAAGCCAGCTCAAGCCTGTGAAGAGTTGTGATGACATTGGTGATGTTGAGGATTCGGTGAGCCAGTCCAGCTATGTCCAAGAGACATTAAGTCAGGCAAGCTCTGTGTCTTACAGCCAAGAGAGCGGGGCCTACAGCATCGATCTGGAATGTCTGCCAGACAGTCAGGAGATACAGACTATATCTGAGGAATATGTAGCACAGACAGAGTCTGTCTCCAGACAAACAAAGCCAATACAG gaATCAAAGAAAAATCCCCCAG CCACTAAAAAGTTAGGATGCAGAGCAAGTGGTTTATCCAAAAATAAGAAAGGGAAAGGCTCTTCAGATGACAAGCAACAGAGTATAAAAGATCTATTTTCTAAGTTTGCCTTTAACAAAAG AGAGGAGAAACTTTGTCCAGGAGGAGACCAGGATGTGGAGTTGGTATCCTTTACACCATCAAACAAGCCATGTACAAAAGCAGTGCAACGGAAACTTTTACCATAA
- the LOC105348164 gene encoding exonuclease 1 isoform X1, whose translation MGVTGLLPFLKKIHVPVNVAKFEGCTVAIDAYCWLHKGAFSCAEKLALGEPTDQYVYYCMKYVEMLLKKNLKPVLVFDGCHLPSKKDVEKSRREKREINKKKAAQLLREGKRAEARECLQRCIDISPDMALNLMNACRARGVDCIVAPYEADAQLAYLNKCGIAQLIITEDSDLLLFGCDKVIFKMDHFGNGVLIEQSRLNEVMEIQSGFYTFEKFRYMCILSGCDYLSSLQGIGLGKAAKVFKRARQSELKLLLKKFPSTYLNMSLAVPDEYIDGFIRANNTFLYQLVYDPLQRRLRPLNSYEEGLNAQQLPYAGAMIPQDEAYQIALGNINIYTREKFADFDPDTYVPPKASKKRPEQLHRLSIWDRNYRTRPKTELREVQNIPRPSLHGKEVIVKKTFQVKRPPAEDDKNVKSDNELSKLYQEENDENSSSPSSPKKRRRSSGDSEEDLPKSPVKKFRKLYMSPSKVQFFDSLKDADQEVCDQSPSKVQDQSEQVSESPPECLKPSPKRNRFAVLSEGKQEKFSINTSKSIVRSRFFASSVEGSENSTEKKLEEYGSKNPEVDKEKERNKEKEEKLDESKFSTSNELGSTSETSPPNPVHPKTKSSPGSAFTWSKFKYSKTSNVTSSKTGKVNSDYKKVGSESCLSNYFLSKSRDVDSFVPSSTSQLKPVKSCDDIGDVEDSVSQSSYVQETLSQASSVSYSQESGAYSIDLECLPDSQEIQTISEEYVAQTESVSRQTKPIQESKKNPPATKKLGCRASGLSKNKKGKGSSDDKQQSIKDLFSKFAFNKREEKLCPGGDQDVELVSFTPSNKPCTKAVQRKLLP comes from the exons ATGGGTGTCACAGGACTACTCCCCTTTTTGAAGAAGATCCATGTCCCTGTGAATGTGGCCAAGTTTGAGGGCTGCACTGTAGCCATTGATGCCTACTGCTGGCTCCACAAAGGAGCTTTCTCATGTGCTGAAAAGTTAGCCCTCGGAGAACCTACAGACCA ATATGTCTACTACTGCATGAAGTATGTGGAgatgcttttaaaaaagaacctTAAACCAGTGCTAGTATTTGATGGCTGTCATCTTCCCTCCAAGAAAGATGTTGAGAAGTCAAGGAGAGA AAAGCGGGAAATCAACAAGAAGAAGGCTGCCCAGTTACTGCGTGAAGGTAAAAGGGCAGAGGCCAGGGAATGCCTCCAGAGATGTATCGACATCAGCCCAGACATGGCACTCAATCTTATGAAT GCCTGTCGAGCAAGAGGTGTGGACTGTATTGTGGCTCCTTATGAGGCGGATGCTCAGTTGGCCTACCTAAATAAATGTGGCATTGCTCAGCTCATTATAACAGAGGATTCAGATCTGCTGCTGTTTGGATGtgacaag GTGATATTTAAGATGGACCACTTTGGAAATGGTGTTTTGATAGAGCAGAGTCGGCTAAATGAAGTGATGGAGATACAGAGTGGCTTCTACACATTTGAAAAGTTCCGCTACATGTGTATACTCTCTGGTTGTGATTATCTCTCCTCTCTCCAAGGCATCGGGTTAGGAAAAGCTGCCAAAGTCTTCAAACGTGCAAGACAGTCTGAACTGAAACTG TTATTAAAGAAATTTCCGAGTACCTACCTGAACATGTCCCTAGCAGTCCCAGATGAGTATATTGATGGCTTCATTCGAGCTAACAATACATTTCTCTATCAACTGGTGTATGATCCTTTACAAAGGAGGCTTCGTCCCTTGAATTCATATGAAGAAGGTTTGAATGCACAGCAGTTACCTTACGCAGGAGC AATGATTCCTCAAGATGAAGCATACCAGATAGCCCTTGGGAACATCAATATTTACACCAGGGAAAAATTTGCTGACTTTGATCCAGACACTtatgtt CCTCCTAAAGCTAGTAAGAAAAGGCCTGAGCAGCTACACAGATTAAGCATTTGGGACAGAAACTATCGAACCCGTCCCAAGACTGAGCTAAGAGAAGTGCAAAATATTCCCAGACCAAGTTTACATGGAAAAGAGGTCATTGTGAAAAAAACCTTCCAAGTAAAGAGACCTCCTGCAG AAGATGATAAGAATGTTAAGTCTGACAATGAGTTGTCCAAACTTTACCAGGAAGAGAATGATGAGAATTCGTCCTCCCCGTCATCACCCAAGAAAAGGCGGCGATCCTCGGGTGACTCGGAGGAGGATCTCCCAAAAAGTCCTGTCAAGAAGTTCAGGAAACTGTACATGTCGCCCAGTAAGGTCCAGTTTTTTGATTCCCTGAAAGACGCTGACCAGGAAGTGTGTGATCAGTCTCCATCCAAAGTCCAAGACCAAAGTGAGCAGGTCTCTGAATCTCCACCAGAATGTCTCAAACCATCTCCAAAACGCAACAGGTTTGCTGTTCTGAGTGAAGGGAAGCAGGAAAAATTCAGCATCAATACCTCCAAGAGCATTGTTAGAAGCAG attttttgCCTCTTCAGTAGAAGGCTCTGAAAATTCCACAGAGAAAAAGCTTGAAGAATATGGCAGCAAAAACCCGGAAGTcgataaagaaaaagaaagaaataaggaaaaagaagaaaaacttGATGAGTCAAAATTTTCAACATCAAATGAGTTAGGATCAACCTCTGAAACTAGTCCGCCTAATCCTGTCCATCCAAAAACCAAGTCCTCTCCTGGCTCAGCCTTTACATGGTCCAAATTTAAATACTCAAAAACGAGCAATGTAACAAGTTCAAAAACAGGCAAAGTGAACTCAGATTACAAGAAAGTGGGATCTGAATCTTGTCTTTCCAATTACTTTTTGTCCAAATCTAGGGATGTTGATTCTTTTGTACCGTCATCCACAAGCCAGCTCAAGCCTGTGAAGAGTTGTGATGACATTGGTGATGTTGAGGATTCGGTGAGCCAGTCCAGCTATGTCCAAGAGACATTAAGTCAGGCAAGCTCTGTGTCTTACAGCCAAGAGAGCGGGGCCTACAGCATCGATCTGGAATGTCTGCCAGACAGTCAGGAGATACAGACTATATCTGAGGAATATGTAGCACAGACAGAGTCTGTCTCCAGACAAACAAAGCCAATACAG gaATCAAAGAAAAATCCCCCAG CCACTAAAAAGTTAGGATGCAGAGCAAGTGGTTTATCCAAAAATAAGAAAGGGAAAGGCTCTTCAGATGACAAGCAACAGAGTATAAAAGATCTATTTTCTAAGTTTGCCTTTAACAAAAG AGAGGAGAAACTTTGTCCAGGAGGAGACCAGGATGTGGAGTTGGTATCCTTTACACCATCAAACAAGCCATGTACAAAAGCAGTGCAACGGAAACTTTTACCATAA